In Elaeis guineensis isolate ETL-2024a chromosome 1, EG11, whole genome shotgun sequence, a genomic segment contains:
- the LOC140855802 gene encoding receptor-like protein 13, with amino-acid sequence MLDLSGNILSGSLPNCFQSSGPQLLNLAENVITGTIPTSYFNTSYFATLDVSNNQLSSKLPKLIGDHVSLEILVLSGNSFEGPTPIELCKLQSLHILDLSQSNLSGSIPSCLGKMHFRKADSSHLDPLYYIYWMDPHHHVRVEVDLYAITLVDLITKGNLYTYATDHLLLMSAIDFSANKIESLDISHNQLSGVIPGQLTQLTSLESFSVAYNNLSGCTPEFKNQFATFNVSSYEGNIGLHGPPLEKTCTSDSSPTIEVKEHQDDSSVDDAIFFAIVAATFVAGLWGCIAFLSFHHIGQHIRIILDGYVDSLT; translated from the exons ATGTTAGACTTATCAGGTAATATCCTCTCCGGTTCATTACCTAATTGCTTCCAATCATCCGGACCTCAGCTTCTCAACCTTGCTGAGAATGTCATAACAGGCACAATTCCAACTAGTTATTTCAATACTTCATACTTTGCAACATTGGATGTCAGCAATAACCAGCTTTCAAGTAAACTGCCAAAACTGATAGGAGATCATGTGTCTTTGGAAATTCTTGTTCTCAGTGGAAATTCATTTGAAGGTCCAACACCAATTGAGTTATGTAAGCTACAGTCTTTACATATTCTGGACCTTTCGCAAAGCAATCTTTCAGGATCAATACCCTCTTGCCTTGGCAAAATGCACTTCAGGAAAGCTGATTCATCACATTTAGATCCCCTTTACTATATTTATTGGATGGATCCTCATCACCATGTGAGAGTGGAGGTTGACTTATATGCGATAACATTGGTAGACCTCATCACCAAGGGCAACTTATATACTTACGCAACAGATCATTTGCTTCTGATGTCTGCAATTGATTTTTCAGCAAATAAG attgagagctTGGACATATCACACAATCAGCTGAGTGGTGTGATACCCGGGCAATTGACTCAGCTAACGTCCTTGGAGTCCTTCTCTGTTGCTTACAATAACTTATCTGGATGCACACCAGAATTCAAAAACCAATTCGCTACATTTAATGTGAGTAGCTACGAGGGTAATATTGGATTACATGGGCCACCACTGGAGAAGACTTGCACCTCTGACTCTAGTccaacaattgaagtcaaagaacaCCAAGATGATAGCAGTGTGGATGATGCCATCTTCTTTGCAATAGTTGCCGCTACATTCGTGGCTGGCTTATGGGGTTGTATTGCTTTCTTGTCATTTCATCACATTGGACAACACATTCGCATTATATTGGATGGTTATGTGGACTCCTTGACTTGA